A DNA window from Allokutzneria albata contains the following coding sequences:
- a CDS encoding S-adenosylmethionine decarboxylase family protein: protein MAGDGEVEVDELCSYAVDAWVADPAILTDEPALLRLLTDAALAGNAKVLGESRHVFPNGAVTAVLVLSQSHLSIHTWPEFNLANIDLLAYGRINAERMIATIEAGLSPVRTNVSRLLRATK from the coding sequence ATGGCAGGTGACGGCGAGGTCGAGGTGGACGAGCTGTGCTCCTACGCGGTGGACGCGTGGGTCGCGGACCCGGCGATCCTGACCGACGAGCCCGCGTTGCTGCGGCTGCTCACCGACGCGGCGCTCGCGGGCAACGCCAAGGTCCTCGGCGAGTCCCGGCACGTCTTCCCCAACGGGGCGGTGACCGCGGTGCTGGTGCTCTCGCAGTCGCACCTGAGCATCCACACCTGGCCGGAGTTCAACCTGGCCAACATCGATCTCCTCGCCTACGGCCGGATCAACGCCGAGCGCATGATCGCCACCATCGAGGCGGGGCTGTCCCCGGTGCGCACCAACGTCTCCCGCCTGCTGCGCGCCACCAAGTGA